DNA sequence from the Vicia villosa cultivar HV-30 ecotype Madison, WI linkage group LG3, Vvil1.0, whole genome shotgun sequence genome:
AATATTGTAAATTAACATTAAAGAATAACTACTTGTatcaatttttcatttgaagtttttgtcaaaatttttaaaacaaaaatatgtaaCACTGTGAAAATTAGTTTTAGAAAAAGATGAAAGAATCAGACTCTATAGGTTATTAAAAAGTTTAAGTTAACTTAATAACATAGATTAAATTTGATAATAGTGTTTCACGGAACCAAAATTGATTGGtgattaggggtgggaataggccaggccgacctacaggggcctatagcctagcctacttaaggtcAGGCCagacctatttgataaaaaggccaggcttgggcttttttaaaagcctatttaataaaataggcaatgcctaggctattaaaaaagcctataaagccttgtaggccggcctatattttcatatatattaaaattaatctaaataggttggcctatatatgtatatattagaaaaagtgttaaatagattggtctatatatgcatatatattagaaaaaaatgctaaataggtcggtctaaatgttcatatatatgcgacctataaggcttcttaagtaatatgaattaattgaaaatattaataagaaagaggcttttaaataggctttcaggccaggccagacttttaaaaaggccaggccatgctgaaaaaacgagcctatagtaggccataggccaggctcaggccttgtaagtttatcaTAGGCCAGacccaggccttataaagcctagcctagcctattcccacccctattgGTGATCAATGGATGTGGATTCCAACAGTGAACTTGAACTTTCGATATAGTGGAAGATGGGCTGACCGACAAATTTAACTCTCCAACGCTCAAGTCAGTATGAGAGGAGTGGATGGAATTTGAATTGAAAAGGTGCTTGAGAAATTGCGTGTCATCCTCTTATGTCGTAAGGTTGTTATAACCGCTTACTGATGTCTTCGCGTGAAATGCGAAGATCTATCCTATTAATCTTGGAACTAGATCACATGCATTCTTTACTTGATAACACATTTGATCTACTTGTGATGTGGTGGGTCATTATGCTCTCTTAGCCATAATTACTTAGCCCTCTGACCGATCTAGAACAATTGTCTCCTAGCCCTTGTCTCTGTTTTGTAAGGGGGCTTTGTTGCGTTTGTCCTCTTCTTCCGATTGTTTCCAGACTTGAGTGAAACGTCACAATGTGATGTCATTGTTATGAGGAATTTTCACCTTAAATGTGCTCGTACTTTAAATGTCTTTTCGCTTACTTTATCATTATGACATTTGGAAACTAGAGTACTCGAGTGTCTTTCAGAGGAAATCAGGAACGTTGGCAATGCCTAATTCCTTTCTTTCACTAAGACATTACATGATTTTTCAGAATAGTTTATAATTTCTTTGATCATGACTCTTGCCCATTTGTCATCTGCATTCCCTAAGAAAAaaagggttgggacttacactctttaAAATTCAAGAGGCCCAAATTCTTTGTTAGTAGTTTGAAATGTGAAGGGTTTTGTTGATTAAAAACCCAGAGCGTTTGATCGATCGATACTAACAAACAATTTGATTTTAAAGTGTGAATGAAGACATTTAAATCAAAATGAACATGGTATGTATACCAAACattgtttgaaacaaacaaaattaatcaCATAGAGGTTTGAAAAATGATTAGTTGAGAAAAGgaatcaaaactagggtttttataagtattaaaaatactttaaaatgtgatttttcaactaattaaaaatacttcaaataaatagttttttgtggtttttttttggatattcataaaatatgtatgttgaatgagaagtgtgtaaaaaatcaattgaaaatgattaaatttgatatgtgaattaattgtgtgaagttgtgaagaaaatgaacaaaaatagtggtaaaaaattgattttggccTTGCCAAGGTTTTAACCCACGCCCTTTGCCTTAGTAACAAAAAGTGGACTTGGATCATCTCCACATAACTCTTTGAAGTGTTAGAATACTCAAATTCAAGGGAGAAGCTCTAGTTTGAAGAATTCACTTCTTCATGCCAAGAGAACTtttaaaaatgagaaaaaaaaatagaatttggaGAAAGCAAGATTtgaagttgctttggtgtgaatttAAATGAGAGTGAGCtctatatttataggcaattggactGAGATAGTAAGAGAGTGAGGTAGTGAAGTGAAGTCACTTGGGAGAGTAACTTAGTGATGAAGAAATGTGAAATATCTTGAAAATGCAatgatgtattttttttattccatTTGATCTAAGTCCTAGCCCTTGATTCCATCAGATCATGTGACTTATCTCTGATGTGTATGGGAAGCCAATTTTGTTTtgggaagattcctttgatgattcatcacTTTGCcataaatttaattttgtaatcattacataatcacatggttTTGAAAAATTCTTGTACTTGCAATTTTGATGCAATGGATTCCACTTGATCCCTTCTGATATATTGGAGTTTAGATGCACCAAATTGCAGAGGTACTTGCTCAAAACTTGCAAATTGCAAAGTTGGTTATGCCTTAAATCCAACTTTGAGGTCCTTACTTCCACCATGCATAACTCTTTGCTCAAATTGAATTAGGAGGTGTTATAGTACTTTTTTGGAAAGCTTGAATGATGTACTTCAACTCATATGTTTGGGGTTTTCTTAAAATCATCTGGGAACTTGGTGAAAATTACCCATGAAGTTAGGAGAAAATTagggttaaaacacttagaaatttttttgtgtttttgccTTGAAAGTTAGTAAGCTCCTATCTTCCAAATGATTCACTTTCATATTgagagatttttgagtttgtactTGAAGATTTGAGTTGCTTGCACATGAAGTTATAGCCTAAATacttgaaaaatttctaagtatttcaactttgactttttgaaccttgattgattttctttggtcaaatgactttaataaccatatgttgatgattttgatcttcaaaatccatggttgaccaaatttccccaaagtcaaagtcaaacttgtccagttgactttttctagatgaaTTGCATTTTAGGAGATTTTAAATGAATCAAGATCCCTTCtctaaatgaatgatgtgagTGAATTATGTTGAAGATTTAGAGGTCCCTGAGCTATGATTTGATCCATGGGATTTTGTCTTGGTCAAAAGTCAACTccctaggtgaattaggtcaagaaCCCTAATTATGGGCTAGATGAAATAAGGGATTGTTgaacttgaattgaagtacatcttACAATGGATATTGATGTAGGAATCATTTGAGGATGTTTGGGATTTTTGGATCATGATTTGAAGCTTTATGAGTATTCCCAAGTGAaagccctgatttcagtccttgataggcttaaaaccctaatttggtgacTTTGATGGGTTTGAGGTTTGATTCCTTGAGATTGGAGATCATATGTAGATGAATGAAACATCTTGAGCCCTATGATTGTGTTTGAGGATCATTTCCGtctttgattgatcctttgcctgaacttTCTGGCTTAAAACCCTAGTGTGAGTACTtggtgaacaagtgactgctctgggtatctGATTTGAGTTAATGGAGTAATTGAGATGCTATATGATGTGACATATTAGGGGGGGGGGTAAAAAATTTGGGTATGACACAACAACACAATGAAACATCATAAAATGCAATGACAACAACCACACACCAACGAGGCATAACCTCCAACTCAATCGCCAATAAATAGTGGCAGCAACAACAATAACTGCAACAAAACAACATTGGCCATAAGCCTACAACTTGATATTTTCCAATTAATAGCGGCAATACAAAAACATCATCATAGTAATAATCCGCAATCGGTGCTCACATCATTTTGATGTTGATATCATGCAACAACGTATAACTTCACAACATCACAAAATACCGAAAAAGATAATACaagttcaaaaaaatattttcaaaaggtttTCAAATTAATACTTTTAGTTTCAAATTAGTTTCTTTTGGGTGATCGCTCTGAGTGCTTTTAAATTCGTTATCGCTTTATCTGATCAGGTGTAGCTACTAGCACAAAAAATGGTGAAGAAAGACATATCTCGCTTCCGTTTGGGCTTCACTAAGCACGACAAAGCTGTCCCTTTGAACCGTTCAAGGAGATCTTGAGAATTCGCGCCTTGAGGATATCTCTTTGGCTCAAATACTAAATAAAGCGACTGATGTCGACCTTGCTCCTATGTCTGGCTCTTTTGAGAAACTTTATCGCCTAGTTCGGTCAGACTGATAGTTGAAGATGGAAAAGTTGTCTTGCTCAGAGACTAATCATGCCCTTCCCCCCTTTTTGATCTTCCCACTTGATTTGTATATGCAAATGTAATTGCATAGGAGAACATGTATATATGAATTTGATATTTGGATATTGATGTCACCTAACTAAGGTGTGCTTGTTAGATCCCGAAAACAATGCTTTGGGTTTGGGTTTTACTCTACGAGGTTTTCGCTCAAACTTTATTGGGCTTCTCTAGGGTAGTGATCTAGCTAAAAAGGCTATTGGATAAAAAATAACATTGTGTTGTAATAAAAAAACCAAAGTGTTACTAGGCTTTATTGGatacatttaaaaattaatatagtttttttattggtttaaatttttttactaaaTGTAAACAAAGACCATTACAACCCTAAAGACCATTACAACCAAATTTTTTTTCTTGCTAAAACTTTTGGGCACCCAAAATGGGGCTAGCACCCAAAGAAAGGGGAGTCTCCTCTAGGGCTAGCACCCAATAACCCAAGGAAGGGGCGGGAGCCTCCCCATAGGTTTAGCACATGGTAGCCAAGAAATGGTCTCCCCAGGGCTAGCACATGACAGCCCAAAAAAGGGGCACAAACCTCCCATAAGACTAGCACACCGTAGCCAAAAAATTACCGCCCCAAGACTAGCACATGATATCCCAAAGAAGGGGCGGGAGGCTCCCCTAAGACTAGCACGTGGTAGCTCAAAAATAGTCGCTCCAAGGCTAGCACCTGATAGCCCAAAGAAGAGACAAAACCCTACTCTCCAGGGTTAACACTTGGTAGCCCAAAAGTGGTCGTCATAGGGATAACACCCGATAGCCTAAAGAAGGGGCGGGAGCCTCCCCTAGGGTTAGCACATGGTAGCCCAGAAATGATCTCCCAGAGCTAGCACCTGATAGCCTAAAAAAGAGGCGTAAATCTCCCTTAAGACTAACACACCGTAGCCCATAAATGTCCGCCCCAAGACTAACACATGATATTTCAAAGAAGGGGTGAGAGCCTCCCCTAACACTAACACATGGTAGCCTAATAAATGGCCGCCCCAAGACTAGCACATGATATCCCAAAGAAGGGGCGATGGCCTCCTTGAGGCTAGCACTTGGGAGCCCAATGAAGGGATAAGTCCCCCTATTCGACTTAGGTTAAGATATTTAAAGGGTCAGTCAAAGGAGGAACCAATTCCTCCGTGATTCTAGGTAGATTAAGTCTTCTCTTGACCACTTCCTTCTTCATGGAGTTAGGGCATAATCTCCCACCAACTTTACAACCCATGCCCAAGAGAGTCTCTATAAATACCTCACCCTTAACAGGCGAAAAGATGGATCTTAACATGTGCACTTCACACCCTCTTATACGCTTATACACAAGAAACAACTATATATACAAAATCTCTCACGTCACATAAACAAACTATAACCACAAATATTTATTAAACACCTAAAAAACCGTTGAATCCCTCTGTCCTAGCAGGAGAAAGACAcaaatacaatatttttttaaatatccatGTGATAGTATATAATTTTTGTTAACCTCAATAAAATACACATTATactttttattaatttgattaCATGAAATAATTATTTGTTAAATTAGTGATGACAAAGGGTTAGTGGGCAATAGTGATGGAGCGGGGCGAAGCCCATGGATCATTTGGGTTGGATTGAAGAAGAAAAATGCGTGCGATGAACGCGTGGACAGTTTCTTTCTTCCATTTCACCGCTTGTAATCGTAATTGTGAGTGCAGTTGCAGAAGCAAAAGAAAATACGAATTCACCACCCAAACCCTACTACACTAGGCATTAAGATGCCGAAAAAGATGGGTGTCAATTCTAAGGCGGAGGTCGCAAGGGCCCGCAAAAGCGCCGCTGAAACGGAGAAAAAGGACCGGGAGACTCGAGAGAAGGAGGAGCAATACTGGCGAGAGGCTGAGAGTTCAAAGCCACGCGCCGCCAAGAAGAGGGAGGAAGAAGCAGATAAGAAGGCCGAGGCGGCGGCCAAGCGAGCGGAGGTTCGTCGATTGGCGGAGCTGGAGGAGAAAGAGCTGGAGAAGATGATTAAAAAACCGGACAAGAAGGCAAACAGGGTGTCGATCCCTGTACCGAAAGTGACGGAGGCGGAGCTGAGGAAGCGTCGCGAGGAGGAGC
Encoded proteins:
- the LOC131660509 gene encoding uncharacterized protein LOC131660509, with the translated sequence MPKKMGVNSKAEVARARKSAAETEKKDRETREKEEQYWREAESSKPRAAKKREEEADKKAEAAAKRAEVRRLAELEEKELEKMIKKPDKKANRVSIPVPKVTEAELRKRREEEQALAQKKAAEANKRTAGEEEYERVVLVSNTNRDDSIIEASTLDEAIAQMSIDNNLPVDRHPEKRLKASFKAFEEAELPILKQEKPGLTYTQYKDMIWKLWKKSPDNPLNQNAD